The genomic interval AGAGCAGAGATCAATGCAGCTACGATGCTCGGACAATCAAAAAATGCCTATCAGGCAGAAATAGATTCTGCTTGTGAACTCATAGATTTTCTCAGGCTGAATATTAATTTCATGACAGATATCTATCGCCAGCAACCTGAATCTTCTGACGGGGTATGGAACAGAATGGAATATCGTCCTTTGGAAGGATTTGTATTAGCTATTACACCATTCAATTTTACTGCTATTGCAGGCAATTTACCAGCTGCTCCTGCTTTAATGGGTAACGTAGTGCTTTGGAAGCCTGCATTTACACAGGTATATGCCGCAAATGTCATCATGAAAGTATTTAAGAAGGCTGGTTTACCGGATGGCGTAATCAATATGATTCTAGCAGATGGCCCAGTTGCAGGAAATGTGATATTCAAACATCCGGATTTCGCTGGGATCCATTTTACAGGGAGCACAAAAGTATTTCAAACTATTTGGAAAGAAATTGGTGAGAATATTCCCAATTATAAAACATTTCCAAGAATTGTAGGAGAAACAGGTGGAAAAGATTTTGTTCTTGCACATAAGTCGGCTAATGCAAAAGCACTAGCGACCGGATTAATTAGAGGAGCTTTCGAGTATCAGGGACAAAAATGCTCTGCAGCATCAAGAGCATATATTCCATCTAATTTGTGGGAAGAGGTGAAGGATTACATGCTGCAAGATCTTGCAGAAATAAAAATGGGTGGAGTTGAAGATTTTTCTAACTTTATTAATGCAGTAATTGATGAAAAATCGTTTGACAAAATTGCTTCCTATATAGACAAAGTAAAAAGCAGTAATGGTGATGCAGAAATTATTGCAGGAGGAGAGGTAGATAAAAGCAGAGGATATTTTGTTCAGCCCACTATAATAAGAGCCTTCAAAAGTGACTATATAACGCTTTGTGAAGAAATTTTCGGGCCTGTTCTTACAGTATATATATACGAAGAAGATAAGTTTGAAGAAATTATACCAATCATAGATTCAACTTCTCCTTATGCATTAACCGGAGCAATATTTGCCCAGGACAGATACGCCATCCAGTATGCTACTGAACACTTGGTCAACGCTGCTGGTAATTTTTACATTAATGACAAACCAACTGGTGCCGTAGTAGGGCAGCAGCCATTTGGAGGAGCCCGTGCTTCAGGTACTAATGATAAAGCTGGATCTGTTTTAAATCTGCTTAGATGGGTATCTCCCAGAGCAATTAAAGAAACATTAGTTTCACCGGAAAACTACAAATATTCGTTTCTTTTGGCTGAATAATAGGATAATTATATTGAATAGTTTTAATACTTAAAGAACTTTCATGAAAATCAATATTTCTTTTGCCAAGTGTTTGCATCTACAAATTCTTTTTCTACCTTTGCAATCCCAATCGCAGACGGCGGAAACGGAAAGAGAGTAAGAAAGTCTGATTGGCTCTGTTCTTTGACATGATGAGATAAACTAAAGGAGTAAGAAAAACTCGTTTAAGAAGATTCGGTCCTTCTGTAATAGGGAGAGGCCACAACAAAATTTACAATGGAGAGTTTGATCCTGGCTCAGGATGAACGCTAGCGGCAGGCTTAATACATGCAAGGCGAGGGGGCAGCAATGTCACCGTCGTACGGGTGCGTAACGCGTATGCAACCTACCTTCAACTGGGGGATAGCCCGGGGAAACCCGGATTAATACCGCATAATACAGGGGGCCCACATGGGTCTATTTGTTAAAGATTTATTGGTTGAAGATGGGCATGCGTTCGATTAGCTAGTTGGCGGGGTAACGGCCCACCAAGGCGACGATCGATAGGGGAGCTGAGAGGTTGATCCCCCACACGGGCACTGAGATACGGGCCCGACTCCTACGGGAGGCAGCAGTAGGGAATATTGGGCAATGGATGCAAGTCTGACCCAGCCATGCCGCGTGCCGGATGAAGGCCCTCAGGGTTGTAAACGGCTTTTATTCGGGAAGAAGAGCAGGGATGCGTCCTTGTGTGACGGTACCGAATGAATAAGCACCGGCTAACTCCGTGCCAGCAGCCGCGGTAATACGGAGGGTGCGAGCGTTGTCCGGATTTATTGGGTTTAAAGGGTGCGTAGGTGGCTTGTTAAGTCAGTGGTGAAATACAGCCGCTCAACGGTTGAGGTGCCATTGATACTGACAAGCTTGAAACAAGTGGAGGCTGCCGGAATGGATGGTGTAGCGGTGAAATGCATAGATATCATCCAGAACACCGATTGCGAAGGCAGGTGGCTACGTTTGATTTGACACTGAGGCACGAAAGCATGGGGAGCAAACAGGATTAGATACCCTGGTAGTCCATGCCGTAAACGATGAGGACTCGCTGTTGGGCTGTCAAGGTTCAGCGGCTTAGGGAAACCGTTAAGTCCTCCACCTGGGGAGTACGCCGGCAACGGTGAAACTCAAAGGAATTGACGGGGGTCCGCACAAGCGGTGGAGCATGTGGTTTAATTCGATGATACGCGAGGAACCTTACCTGGGCTAAATCACAGGAGAATTATCCAGAAATGGGTAAGCCAGCAATGGCTGCTGTGAAGGTGCTGCATGGCTGTCGTCAGCTCGTGTCGTGAGATGTTGGGTTAAGTCCCGCAACGAGCGCAACCCCTATGGTTAGTTGCCAGCACGTAATGGTGGGGACTCTAGTCAGACTGCCTGTGCAAACAGAGAGGAAGGAGGGGACGACGTCAAGTCATCATGGCCCTTACGTCCAGGGCAACACACGTGCTACAATGGGCGGTACAGAGGGTCGCTACTCAGTGATGAGATGCCAATCCCAAAAAGCCGTTCTCAGTTCGGATTGGAGTCTGCAACTCGACTCTATGAAGCTGGAATCGCTAGTAATCGCGCATCAGCTATGGCGCGGTGAATACGTTCCCGGACCTTGTACACACCGCCCGTCAAGCCATGGGAGTCGGGGAGACCTGAAGCAGTAGGTCAAAGACACTGTTAGGGTAAAATCGGCGACTGGGGCTAAGTCGTAACAAGGTAGCCGTACCGGAAGGTGCGGCTGGAACACCTCCTTTCTGGAGACGAATAATTCTGCTTTTAGTTTATCTTTATCATATATATTTAAGGGCTTGTAGCTCAGGTGGTTAGAGCGCTACACTGATAATGTAGAGGTCCGTGGTTCGAGTCCACGCAGGCCCACGGATTAAACAAGTTTATCAAAAAAACGTTTTTGATAGCATTTTATTGAAGGTTTTTGGGGGATTAGCTCAGCTGGCTAGAGCACCTGCCTTGCACGCAGGGGGTCAACGGTTCGAATCCGTTATTCTCCACCTTACCAGAGTAGTCTGGTAACGAGTTCATTGACATATTGAGAAGTAGAAGAGAAGAAGATAGAAAGATCGCGCAAGCGAATTAAGGGCGCATGGGGGATACCTAGGCTCTCAGAGGCGATGAAGGACGTGATAAGCTGCGATAAGCTGCGGGGATCAGCACATATGACTTGATCCGCAGATTTCCGAATGGGGCAACCCAATACCATGAAGTGGTATTATCCTATATGGAGGCAAACGTGGGGAACTGAAACATCTAAGTACCCACAGGAGAAGAAAATAACAATGATTCCGCAAGTAGTGGCGAGCGAACGCGGAAGAGCCCAAACCGGCCTGGTTACGGCCAGACCGGGGTTGTAGGACCCACCAAGTGGGCATTAATCGAAGTGGAATGGCATGGGAAGGCCAATCATAGAGGGTGAGAATCCCGTACACGTAAGAGCGATGTCTGAGTGGGTATCCTGAGTAAGTGGGGACCGGAGAAATCCCCTCTGAATCCGGCGGCACCATCCGCCAAGGCTAAATACTCCTGAGAGACCGATAGTGAACGAGTACCGTGAGGGAAAGGTGAAAAGTACCGCGAGCAGCGGGGTGAAATAGAACTTGAAACCATGCGCTTACAAGCGGACGGAGCCTACGGGTGACGTCGTGCCTTTTGCATAATGAGCCTACGAGTTACGGTTACTGGCAAGGTTAATGTTTTCAAAAACAGGAGCCGAAGCGAAAGCGAGTCTGAAATGGGCGATTAGTCAGTGGCTGTAGACGCGAAACTCGGTGATCTACCCTTGGTCAGGTTGAAGCGCTGGTAACACATCGTGGAGGACCGAACCGGTAAACGTTGAAAAGTTTTCGGATGAACTGAGGGTAGGGGTGAAAGGCCAATCAAACTGAGAAATAGCTCGTACTCCCCGAAATGTTTTTAGGAACAGCGTCGTGGTCGAGTCATGGTCAGGTAGAGCTACTGATAGGGCTAGGGGGAGTCAAATCCTACCAAACTCTGACAAACTCCGAATGGGCTATGATATACACGGCAGTGAGGGCTGGGGTGCTAAGGTCCCAGTCCGAGAGGGGAACAACCCAGAGCATCAGCTAAGGTCCCAAAATATATGCTAAGTTGAACTAAGGGGGTCCGACTGCAGAGACAGCCAGGATGTTAGCTTGGAAGCAGCTATACATTTAAAGAGTGCGTAACAGCTCACTGGTCGAGCGGGGCGGGCATCGATAATAAACGGGCATCAAGCATATTACCGAAGCTATGCGATAGTAATTTATTACGATCGGTAGGGGAGCATTCCCACAGGGGTGAAGGTTTGGCGTAAGCTGGGCTGGACTGGTGGGAAAAGCAAATGTAGGCATAAGTAACGATAATGCGGATGAGAAATCCGCACACCGAAAGACTAAGGATTCCTCCGCTATGCTAATCAACGGAGGGTTAGGCGGGGCCTAAGGTATAGCCGACAGGCGACTATCGATGGACAGCAGGTTAATATTCCTGCCCTTGCAGTAAGTGTGAAGAAATGACGGAGTATTGTGGTGTGTACGTACTGACGGAATAGTGCGTTGAGCCGAGCCTACGGGCAAAGCGAACACACGAAAACGCTTCCAAGAAAAGTTTCTGAAACGCCAGCTTACCGCAACCCGTACCGTAAACCGACACAGGTAGTCGAGAAGAATATTCTAAGGTGCTCGAGTGAATCACGGCTAAGGAACTCGGCAAATTAACCCTGTAACTTCGGGAGAAGGGGAGCCTACTCGCAAGAGAGGCCGCAGAGAAATGGCCCAGGCGACTGTTTAGCAAAAACACAGGGCTCTGCCAAAACGAAAGTTGACGTATAGGGCCTGACACCTGCCCGGTGCTGGAAGGTTAAGAGGGGATGTCATCGCAAGAGAAGCATTGAATCGAAGCCCCAGTAAACGGCGGCCGTAACTATAACGGTCCTAAGGTAGCGAAATTCCTTGTCGGGTAAGTTCCGACCTGCACGAATGGTGTAACGATCTGGGCACTGTCTCGGCCGTGAGCTCGGTGAAATTGTAGTAGCGGTGAAGATGCCGCTTACCCGCCACGGGACGGAAAGACCCCGTGCACCTTTACTATAGCTTTGCATTGTTTTCGGGTCAGGGATGTGTAGGATAGGTGGGAGGCTTTGAAGTTGTGTCGCCAGGCATGATGGAGCCAACGTTGAAATACCACCCTTCGCTGGCCTGGGATCTAATCCGACTAAGTCGGAGACCGTGCATGGTGGGTAGTTTGACTGGGGTGGTCGCCTCCAAAAGTGTAACGGAGGCTTCCAAAGGTCTGCTCAACACGCTTGGTAACCGTGTGTGGAGTGCAATAGTACAAGCAGGCTTGACTGCAAGACCGACGGGTCGAGCAGGTGGGAAACCAGGGTATAGTGATCCGGTGGTTCTGTATGGAAGGGCCATCGCTCAAAGGATAAAAGGTACGCCGGGGATAACAGGCTGATCTCCCCCAAGAGCTCACATCGACGGGGAGGTTTGGCACCTCGATGTCGGCTCGTCACATCCTGGGGCTGGAGAAGGTCCCAAGGGTTCGGCTGTTCGCCGATTAAAGTGGCA from Dyadobacter sp. NIV53 carries:
- the pruA gene encoding L-glutamate gamma-semialdehyde dehydrogenase gives rise to the protein MSKGIFNVPVVKNEVVKSYAPGTSERNMLKKALSEARSKTIEIPQYIGSDEVFSQNRRTINPPHDHQHILGYFHEGNEADVKKAIEAALEARKQWSVMNWEQRAAIFLKAADLIAGPYRAEINAATMLGQSKNAYQAEIDSACELIDFLRLNINFMTDIYRQQPESSDGVWNRMEYRPLEGFVLAITPFNFTAIAGNLPAAPALMGNVVLWKPAFTQVYAANVIMKVFKKAGLPDGVINMILADGPVAGNVIFKHPDFAGIHFTGSTKVFQTIWKEIGENIPNYKTFPRIVGETGGKDFVLAHKSANAKALATGLIRGAFEYQGQKCSAASRAYIPSNLWEEVKDYMLQDLAEIKMGGVEDFSNFINAVIDEKSFDKIASYIDKVKSSNGDAEIIAGGEVDKSRGYFVQPTIIRAFKSDYITLCEEIFGPVLTVYIYEEDKFEEIIPIIDSTSPYALTGAIFAQDRYAIQYATEHLVNAAGNFYINDKPTGAVVGQQPFGGARASGTNDKAGSVLNLLRWVSPRAIKETLVSPENYKYSFLLAE